GGGGCAACGACCATCTTGCCCTGGCTGACGTCCCAGGTGGGACTCGGGTACCAGGCACCCTCCGTCCTTGCTACGCTCTCGACACTCGAAACCGTGTTCGTGACGGGACTCGCCGTCCTCGGCTCGGCGTTCCTCCTCGCTTGGGCAGCCGAAACCGCCGAGAAGGACGTCCCGCAGGCGTTCGCGATTGCGGTCCTCGCCGTCCTGGCGGTGGCGCCCGAGTACGCCGTCGACGCGCTCTACGCGTGGAACGCGGGAACCCCGCGGGGCGCCGAAGCCGGGAATCTCGCCGTCGCCAACATGACCGGCGCGAACCGCATCCTCATCGGCCTCGGCTGGGCCGGCGTCGCGCTCTTTACGATCTATCGGGCGGGGGCGTCCGTCGATCCAGCGGTGCGAAACCGACGTGGCATCCTCTCCGATTCGGTCGTTCTCGACCGCGAGATCGGCCTCGAGGTCGTCTTCCTCCTGCTGGCCACCCTGTGGGCATTCCTCGTGCCGCTAAACGGCGGTATCGATATTCTGGACATGGTTGTCCTGGTCGGTCTGTACGCCTGTTACATCGCGGTAATCATCCGCGGCGATGTCGAACCCGACATGGACCACGTCGGCGTTCCGGCATACCTCCAGCACCTCCCGAAGCGGCTCCGGATAGCTACCGTGTTTGGGCTGTTCGTGTACTCCGGGACGATGATCTTCACGGCTGTCGAACCCTTCGCTCACGGCCTCGAGTTCCTGGGCGAGGGAATCGGTATCCCCTCGTTCTTCATGATCCAGTGGATCGCCCCGCTGGCTTCGGAGGCACCGGAGCTCATCGTCGTCGTTTACCTGGTGAACAAGGCGCGCTCGACGGCGGGGTTCAACGCGCTCATCTCCTCGAAGCTCAACCAGTGGACGCTGCTCATTGGGACGCTCGTGGTCGTCCACTCGATCGCGCTGGGGCACTACGGCGTGCTCGCATTTGACTTCAAGCAGGAGGCCGAAATCTGGCTCACCGCCGCCCAGTCGTTCTTCGCCGTCTCGCTGCTAATCCGGTTCGAAATCTCCGTGACGGAGGCGCTGACGCTGCTCGTGTTGTTTCTCTCGCAGGTACTGCTCGAGTTTATCATCATCCGGGATTTCGTGACGCTCCCCGTCTCGAGTACCGAACTCCTGCTGGCGTACACCATCGTCTACGTCGTTCTCGGGGTGACGTTGTTCGTCCAGCGCCGTCGAGAATTTTGGCTCCTCCTCCGTCGGACTGCGGGCACGATCGGCGACGCGATGTCCCCCGGTGACGGCCGCGCTCACCGCGCCGACGACTGATCTTGATCTCGTCGCTCGAAGAACTGTACGGCATTCACTCGTCCTCACGAGTTGGGAGACGTCACGTGCCTGGAGACGTCACGAATCTGGAGACATTACGACCCGGGAGGCGTCACGAGCCTGGAAACGCCGCCGCGCACTGGCTTTCAATAGCCTGTGCCTCGAGTCCCGGTGTGAGCTTTTCGATCGCCCCGGAACCGGCCTTCGATCCTGGAGAACGGTCGACATCCCCGTTCCGGTCGCCAGCCGCCGTTCGCGAGAATCGCGTCATTCAGGACCCCCAGAAAGCCCACCGTGGTCAGTCGGCAGCGGTACCGACGGCGGTCAGCTGGTCCGGGGCCCCCTCGAGTAAGTAGAGGTAGTCGTCCAGGTCGAGCGCGAACGAGTGTGGCTCTCGGAGGTCGATCCAGGAGTACTCGAACTCGACGCCGACCTCTTCGCCCTCGCCGGTGACGACGTGGGTGAATTCGTCGGGGGCGTCGTGGACCGTCGCGTGGAAGAAGTGTCTGACGTAGTACTTCGGCGGGGACTCGTACCGGTTCCAGACGTCGCTGGCGACGTGGCTGGTCGAGCTAACCGCGCTGAGGCCGCTCTCCTCTACGATTTCGCGAAAGACGGCCGCTCGAGGTGACTCGCCGGGTTCGATCGTCCCCTTCGGAATCTGCAGTCCGTCGTGCTCGGGGCTCTCGAACGCCAGTAGCTCCGCTTCGTCTCGAGTGATGTACGCACACGATTTGTGAACGTACGTCGGTGATCGAGTGCCCATTCTATACCACTCAATCACGGTAATACATAAAAAGGTTCCACCCAATGAGTACTAGGATCATTAAAGGTCTCTTTCGGCCGGCGAGAGAGTCGAGATCGCCGTCCTCGAACGCGTCCTGAGTCGTCGGTGGAGGGATTGGTTCCGCTCGGTTCGTCCGGCTCACTCGACCCGCGGCGCAGTTTCGTCGGTCCGTCCTGGAAGCTCGAGTTCGATCTCGAGTTCCGGGTCGCCCACCCCGTCGAAGTCTATCTCCAGCTCGATCGGTTCGCCGAACGCGAAGGGGAGCTCCCACTCGTCGTCGCTGATCGTGAGTTCGTCACCCGCCTGGAGTTGTTCGCCCAGGGAGATGAGGAAGGCGCCGAGCTCGTTCGCGTCGAGACGGTACGCCTGTTCGAACGATCGACCGGTACGGATCACCGTTCGCTCGGAGTCGGGTTCGTCGGCCGTCATGGTCGTATCCCCTTCGCGTCGAGTGCGGATAGGGGCGTCGCTCGAAGTCCGATAACGGACCGCAGTGGCCGATTATCGGTCGCGCGGAGGGACGCCGATCGACGGTGTCGATGTGGGATGTTCAGCACGCATCGAACCCGTATCGTATCGGGAGCGACGCGGAGGATACGCACCGAATCGGGAAACTGTCCACTACGGCAATGCTGGAGTGAGTCCGGACGGCGAACTCGGGTTCGGGCCTCTTTTCGCTTCTTTCGCGAGCGTCCAGTAGATTCATCCGGTTTCCCTGTCAGGGACGCGTATGGGGATCGATCGGGCGGAACTCCGGAAAGGGTTAGCCGAAACTCGGCGGTTCTTGCTCGCCCACCACCTGCCTTCGGAACGACACCGGTGTTACTCGCCGGTCGTCTTCGGTCGCCAGGTGGACGTCTGTGCCCGATGCCTGGGCATCTACCCGAGCATCGTCGCCGGCATTCTCGCATATCTGTTCGCTCCGTTGCCGGCAAACCGGATACTTTTCGTAGCTATCCTGCCCGCACCCGCACTCCTCGACTGGTCGGTGACGACCTTTCGAGAGACCCGCGGGACGAACGCCTTTCGAACGCTGACCGGCGCGCTGCTCGGCTTTGGCTACGGACTGGGTCTCTCGCTCCTGATTTTCGAGTCGGTGCTGACGGTGCTTGTCATCGGTCTCGCCTATGGGCTCCTCGCTGGCCTCTTGCTTTCGTACTCGCTTCGTCGGTCCGACTGAACAGCACCTCTTGCACCTGGTTATTTACCTCGAGCGTGAGAAGTTTCGCTGACACCTACCCATGAAGCATTGCATCAACTGCGGCGACGAAATCGACGATCAGGCGTCGGTCTGTCCCAGCTGCGGCGTCAACCAGTCGATCTCGCTCGAAGGAGGCCACGGTGAACGTGGCGCGAACGAGAAGTACTGCGTCGACTGTGGCTCACTCATCACCAAGCAGGCGGAACTGTGTCCGGAGTGTGGCACTCGTCAGCCCGCTTCAAGCGGTGGATCGTCCAATTCGGACAAGATCGCTGCTGGCGTCCTGGCGCTGTTGCTCGGCGGAATCGGCGCCCACAAGTTTTACCAGGGGAACATGAAACTCGGCGTATTGTACCTGTGTTTCTTCTGGACAGGGATCCCACCGATTCTCGGATTGATCGAGGGCATTCTCATGCTGATAGCCGACGACGCCGAGTACGAGGAGAAGTGGGCCGACGGCAGTCTGCTGGGTCGATAACGGGTCCAGTCGTCGTTCGTTCTCTGATTGCGTTCGCGTCTCGAGGTGCTGACCCCGCCTTCGTTCATTATCCTCGTCGGTGTAGACGTCGTATGTCACCCTCGAGCGACGACGCGACCGACACCGGCGATACCCAGGAACGAGACGACGACGCGGCGATCGGAAGCGACCTCCAACGGGATCGGACGACCATCAGTTCGGTGTTGGGGGACACCTATCGCGGGGAGGTCGCCAGGGAAACGACCTGGCGCTCACGCCTCGATCAGACGACGACCTGGAGCGTCACCATCATGGCGGCCATCCTGACCTGGGCGTTTTCGAGTACGGACAATCCACACTACATTATTTTGATCGCGGGTCTGGTAGTCACGATGTTTTTGCTCATCGAAGCCAGACGCTACCGAGATTACGACGTATACCGCGCTCGCGTCCGCCTCATGCAACAGAACCTGCTAGCGGCGACGCTCGATCCCGACGCGCCCGTCGACAACCCTGACTGGCGTGTCGAGTTGAGCGACGATTATCGCCGGCCGACGGTGAAAGTGTCTATGCTCGAGGCGCTCGCGAACCGACTTCGCCGAATCTACCTGGCGCTGTTCTCCGTGCTGGTGCTGGCGTGGGCCTTTCGGATCACGGCGTTCGTCCCGAGCGACGCCTGGCTCGAGTCGGCGTCGATCGCACTCGTCCCTGGCGAAGTGGTCGTCGCCGTCTGTGCCCTCTGGTACCTGGCCGCCGTCGCCATCGTCCTCTGGCCGCGCGAGCGGCAGGCGAAAGGGGAGTTTCGTGAGGGCGAGCACGGCGAGTGGAAGTCCGGACAGTAAACGGGGCTTTTCGGCTCCATCGCCGCCGGTTTCGGGCGGCGGTCACTCCCCCGTCTCGACTTCTTTCCGGCCGGTGACCCGGTCCGGAACAAGCCGAAAGTCGCGAAACGTCACGTCGTCGGGCGGTCGCTCGAAGATGTCGACGGCCGGAATCTGGACCGCCCACATCCCCTGGACCGCCGCCGATTCGTACGGCTCGTCCGAGATCTCCTCGAGCGATCCGGTCGCGACGACGCTGTGCCAGCCGTCGTCGGTCTCCGCGTAGACGACGAACGAGACCGGTCGGTCGAGGACCGCCGCTTTGCCACCGCTGTGCCCTTCCGGGAACGACAGCTGGAAGTAGAAGTGACCCTCGTCCGCGTAGTAGCCGTAGGAAACCGGAATCGAGAACGGCGGTTCCTCGGCGGTCGTTCCGAACGAAAGAACGCCGGTCCCGCCTCGGTCGAGAAACGAATCCAGGTCCTCGCCACCGAGTTGTACCCAGCGGAGCCCTTGCATGTCGATCAGTACGACCGTCGGGCAAAAAATAGGCCGTTCACGACCGCACGGACTGTCTCGAGAAACGGATAATTTCCGCCCGAGTGCCCCCTAGCGCTTTTTGCTCGCCGTCGTGGTACGTCGCTCGATGGATGCTCGAGGACCGTATTCCGAACGGACAGAGTGCGCCCACGACAGACGCGAGTTGCTTCGCTCGCTCGCGCTCGCACTGGCGGCCCTGGCAGTGCCGCAGTCTGTCAACGCACAGGAGGACGATGGTGCGGACAACGAAACCGAGGACGGCGACGAGAGCGGCGCACAGGGAACGGACGATGAAGAAGGAAGCGAGAACGAAACACAGGAAGCGGACGACGAGGAGGGCGACCAGGACGGTGACGACGGGACGGCTGGCGAATTCGTAACCGTCGAACTCGTCGACTACGCGTACGAACCCGGGACCGACAGTCCGCTCGAGATTCCGCCCGGCACGCTCGTGGAGTTCGTCTGGATCACCGACAATCACAACGTCGCCGTCGACAGCCAACCCGACGACGCCAGTTGGGACGGATACGACCCGATCGAGAACACCGGCTTCGAGTACGAATTCACGTTCGAGACAGAAGGCGAGTACGAGTTCCACTGCGACCCGCACCTCAGTCTCGGCATGGTCGGCACGATTACCGTCGATCCGGAAGCGTCGGTCGGCGGCGATGACGGTGGGGGCCTCCCGTCTGTCGTCCCCGGACCGGCCGTGACGCTCCTGGTCGCGACCCTCACGTCGCTCGTCGTCGTCATGACGCTGGTCTACGCGTTTTTGAAATACGGGAGCGACCCGAACGAATGACGCCCACGCTTGCTCCAGCGGATTGACGGGTACCGCGTCCCTGCGGGAGGACGAGTCGATGACCGATTCGCGCCGTCGAGCGCATTCGACCGCTCGCTGACGGCCTCGCCGACGCTCGAG
This region of Natronosalvus halobius genomic DNA includes:
- a CDS encoding sodium:calcium antiporter, translating into MNRRVLLALSAAFALTLPWVVVGGATTILPWLTSQVGLGYQAPSVLATLSTLETVFVTGLAVLGSAFLLAWAAETAEKDVPQAFAIAVLAVLAVAPEYAVDALYAWNAGTPRGAEAGNLAVANMTGANRILIGLGWAGVALFTIYRAGASVDPAVRNRRGILSDSVVLDREIGLEVVFLLLATLWAFLVPLNGGIDILDMVVLVGLYACYIAVIIRGDVEPDMDHVGVPAYLQHLPKRLRIATVFGLFVYSGTMIFTAVEPFAHGLEFLGEGIGIPSFFMIQWIAPLASEAPELIVVVYLVNKARSTAGFNALISSKLNQWTLLIGTLVVVHSIALGHYGVLAFDFKQEAEIWLTAAQSFFAVSLLIRFEISVTEALTLLVLFLSQVLLEFIIIRDFVTLPVSSTELLLAYTIVYVVLGVTLFVQRRREFWLLLRRTAGTIGDAMSPGDGRAHRADD
- a CDS encoding NUDIX domain-containing protein, which produces MGTRSPTYVHKSCAYITRDEAELLAFESPEHDGLQIPKGTIEPGESPRAAVFREIVEESGLSAVSSTSHVASDVWNRYESPPKYYVRHFFHATVHDAPDEFTHVVTGEGEEVGVEFEYSWIDLREPHSFALDLDDYLYLLEGAPDQLTAVGTAAD
- a CDS encoding amphi-Trp domain-containing protein, translating into MTADEPDSERTVIRTGRSFEQAYRLDANELGAFLISLGEQLQAGDELTISDDEWELPFAFGEPIELEIDFDGVGDPELEIELELPGRTDETAPRVE
- a CDS encoding DUF2085 domain-containing protein — translated: MGIDRAELRKGLAETRRFLLAHHLPSERHRCYSPVVFGRQVDVCARCLGIYPSIVAGILAYLFAPLPANRILFVAILPAPALLDWSVTTFRETRGTNAFRTLTGALLGFGYGLGLSLLIFESVLTVLVIGLAYGLLAGLLLSYSLRRSD
- a CDS encoding TM2 domain-containing protein; translated protein: MKHCINCGDEIDDQASVCPSCGVNQSISLEGGHGERGANEKYCVDCGSLITKQAELCPECGTRQPASSGGSSNSDKIAAGVLALLLGGIGAHKFYQGNMKLGVLYLCFFWTGIPPILGLIEGILMLIADDAEYEEKWADGSLLGR
- a CDS encoding DUF2270 domain-containing protein, with product MSPSSDDATDTGDTQERDDDAAIGSDLQRDRTTISSVLGDTYRGEVARETTWRSRLDQTTTWSVTIMAAILTWAFSSTDNPHYIILIAGLVVTMFLLIEARRYRDYDVYRARVRLMQQNLLAATLDPDAPVDNPDWRVELSDDYRRPTVKVSMLEALANRLRRIYLALFSVLVLAWAFRITAFVPSDAWLESASIALVPGEVVVAVCALWYLAAVAIVLWPRERQAKGEFREGEHGEWKSGQ
- a CDS encoding pyridoxamine 5'-phosphate oxidase family protein is translated as MQGLRWVQLGGEDLDSFLDRGGTGVLSFGTTAEEPPFSIPVSYGYYADEGHFYFQLSFPEGHSGGKAAVLDRPVSFVVYAETDDGWHSVVATGSLEEISDEPYESAAVQGMWAVQIPAVDIFERPPDDVTFRDFRLVPDRVTGRKEVETGE
- a CDS encoding cupredoxin domain-containing protein, giving the protein MDARGPYSERTECAHDRRELLRSLALALAALAVPQSVNAQEDDGADNETEDGDESGAQGTDDEEGSENETQEADDEEGDQDGDDGTAGEFVTVELVDYAYEPGTDSPLEIPPGTLVEFVWITDNHNVAVDSQPDDASWDGYDPIENTGFEYEFTFETEGEYEFHCDPHLSLGMVGTITVDPEASVGGDDGGGLPSVVPGPAVTLLVATLTSLVVVMTLVYAFLKYGSDPNE